Proteins from a single region of Carassius gibelio isolate Cgi1373 ecotype wild population from Czech Republic chromosome A5, carGib1.2-hapl.c, whole genome shotgun sequence:
- the LOC128002906 gene encoding uncharacterized protein LOC128002906 isoform X3, with protein sequence MVLIDWQCRFCFAKRSEIQEEEEMVQSEHFLCRFKIEIQLHLPLLSSVAYLAKTCKPNFQELDRFTQRFIHIFKAKGGDIGCKLKKILQQIENEKSEIIGRRTAVLHGLPLLLRADPTDFYKTCFDCDDKGEMSGISIGILFVIPEDSATVPYCLHLDATFTAIILEGRVVMDDLGNLPKAMCLLFWLIYALNVEYPAVLKNMFDFFQSVIVTRGKSLKPEKSPVAVTLLCHD encoded by the exons gaggaggaggagatggtCCAGTCGGAACATTTTCTATGCAGATTTAAAATCGAAATTCAACTTCATTTACCACTTTTGAG TTCAGTCGCATATCTGGCAAAAACCTGCAAACCGAATTTTCAAGAACTGGACAGATTCACTCAACGGTTCATTCATATCTTCAAGGCCAAAGGGGGAGACATTGGATGTAAGCTTAAGAAGATTCTGCAACAGATTGAAAATGAG AAATCTGAAATCATTGGTAGGCGAACAGCCGTTCTTCATGGCCTTCCACTTCTCCTTAGAGCAGACCCGACTGATTTTTACAAGACATGTTTT GACTGTGATGACAAAGGAGAGATGTCCGGAATTTCAATCGGAATATTGTTTGTGATACCTGAGGACTCTGCAACCGTGCCTTACTGTTTGCATCTGGATGCCACATTCACTGCAATTATTTTGGAAGGTAGAGTTGTAATGGATGATCTGGGAAACCTTCCCAAAGCAATGTGCctgcttttttggctcatttatgCTCTGAATGTAGAGTATCCTGCTGTACTGAAGAACATGTTTGATTTCTTTCAAAGTGTGATTGTCACTCGGGGCAAGTCTCTCAAACCTGAAAAATCGCCTGTTGCTGTAACATTGTTGTGCCATGATTGA
- the LOC128002906 gene encoding uncharacterized protein LOC128002906 isoform X2, producing the protein MVLIDWQCRFCFAKRSEIQEEEEMVQSEHFLCRFKIEIQLHLPLLRYWSSVAYLAKTCKPNFQELDRFTQRFIHIFKAKGGDIGCKLKKILQQIENEKSEIIGRRTAVLHGLPLLLRADPTDFYKTCFDCDDKGEMSGISIGILFVIPEDSATVPYCLHLDATFTAIILEGRVVMDDLGNLPKAMCLLFWLIYALNVEYPAVLKNMFDFFQSVIVTRGKSLKPEKSPVAVTLLCHD; encoded by the exons gaggaggaggagatggtCCAGTCGGAACATTTTCTATGCAGATTTAAAATCGAAATTCAACTTCATTTACCACTTTTGA gatattggAGTTCAGTCGCATATCTGGCAAAAACCTGCAAACCGAATTTTCAAGAACTGGACAGATTCACTCAACGGTTCATTCATATCTTCAAGGCCAAAGGGGGAGACATTGGATGTAAGCTTAAGAAGATTCTGCAACAGATTGAAAATGAG AAATCTGAAATCATTGGTAGGCGAACAGCCGTTCTTCATGGCCTTCCACTTCTCCTTAGAGCAGACCCGACTGATTTTTACAAGACATGTTTT GACTGTGATGACAAAGGAGAGATGTCCGGAATTTCAATCGGAATATTGTTTGTGATACCTGAGGACTCTGCAACCGTGCCTTACTGTTTGCATCTGGATGCCACATTCACTGCAATTATTTTGGAAGGTAGAGTTGTAATGGATGATCTGGGAAACCTTCCCAAAGCAATGTGCctgcttttttggctcatttatgCTCTGAATGTAGAGTATCCTGCTGTACTGAAGAACATGTTTGATTTCTTTCAAAGTGTGATTGTCACTCGGGGCAAGTCTCTCAAACCTGAAAAATCGCCTGTTGCTGTAACATTGTTGTGCCATGATTGA
- the LOC128002906 gene encoding uncharacterized protein LOC128002906 isoform X4 has protein sequence MVQSEHFLCRFKIEIQLHLPLLRYWSSVAYLAKTCKPNFQELDRFTQRFIHIFKAKGGDIGCKLKKILQQIENEKSEIIGRRTAVLHGLPLLLRADPTDFYKTCFDCDDKGEMSGISIGILFVIPEDSATVPYCLHLDATFTAIILEGRVVMDDLGNLPKAMCLLFWLIYALNVEYPAVLKNMFDFFQSVIVTRGKSLKPEKSPVAVTLLCHD, from the exons atggtCCAGTCGGAACATTTTCTATGCAGATTTAAAATCGAAATTCAACTTCATTTACCACTTTTGA gatattggAGTTCAGTCGCATATCTGGCAAAAACCTGCAAACCGAATTTTCAAGAACTGGACAGATTCACTCAACGGTTCATTCATATCTTCAAGGCCAAAGGGGGAGACATTGGATGTAAGCTTAAGAAGATTCTGCAACAGATTGAAAATGAG AAATCTGAAATCATTGGTAGGCGAACAGCCGTTCTTCATGGCCTTCCACTTCTCCTTAGAGCAGACCCGACTGATTTTTACAAGACATGTTTT GACTGTGATGACAAAGGAGAGATGTCCGGAATTTCAATCGGAATATTGTTTGTGATACCTGAGGACTCTGCAACCGTGCCTTACTGTTTGCATCTGGATGCCACATTCACTGCAATTATTTTGGAAGGTAGAGTTGTAATGGATGATCTGGGAAACCTTCCCAAAGCAATGTGCctgcttttttggctcatttatgCTCTGAATGTAGAGTATCCTGCTGTACTGAAGAACATGTTTGATTTCTTTCAAAGTGTGATTGTCACTCGGGGCAAGTCTCTCAAACCTGAAAAATCGCCTGTTGCTGTAACATTGTTGTGCCATGATTGA
- the LOC128002906 gene encoding uncharacterized protein LOC128002906 isoform X5 — protein sequence MDAGVRNRDDDDELQMCGSTTSSVAYLAKTCKPNFQELDRFTQRFIHIFKAKGGDIGCKLKKILQQIENEKSEIIGRRTAVLHGLPLLLRADPTDFYKTCFDCDDKGEMSGISIGILFVIPEDSATVPYCLHLDATFTAIILEGRVVMDDLGNLPKAMCLLFWLIYALNVEYPAVLKNMFDFFQSVIVTRGKSLKPEKSPVAVTLLCHD from the exons TTCAGTCGCATATCTGGCAAAAACCTGCAAACCGAATTTTCAAGAACTGGACAGATTCACTCAACGGTTCATTCATATCTTCAAGGCCAAAGGGGGAGACATTGGATGTAAGCTTAAGAAGATTCTGCAACAGATTGAAAATGAG AAATCTGAAATCATTGGTAGGCGAACAGCCGTTCTTCATGGCCTTCCACTTCTCCTTAGAGCAGACCCGACTGATTTTTACAAGACATGTTTT GACTGTGATGACAAAGGAGAGATGTCCGGAATTTCAATCGGAATATTGTTTGTGATACCTGAGGACTCTGCAACCGTGCCTTACTGTTTGCATCTGGATGCCACATTCACTGCAATTATTTTGGAAGGTAGAGTTGTAATGGATGATCTGGGAAACCTTCCCAAAGCAATGTGCctgcttttttggctcatttatgCTCTGAATGTAGAGTATCCTGCTGTACTGAAGAACATGTTTGATTTCTTTCAAAGTGTGATTGTCACTCGGGGCAAGTCTCTCAAACCTGAAAAATCGCCTGTTGCTGTAACATTGTTGTGCCATGATTGA